From the genome of Amycolatopsis sp. NBC_01488, one region includes:
- a CDS encoding LolA family protein codes for MKPKTKGITAAVVGTALGAGGLAFIAMPASADAKPALPQVSAEDLVQSVMKAKPGAFDGTVKISNDLGLPSVGNALPGASVLNIDSAHIFSDGAGKSRLAATQGASQETVVHDGTTVWDYSSKTNTATKVTVPADVAKQKGAGSEKTPDPVAASTELLAKVRESSTVSVDGTATVADRPAYELVLTPKPTERTLLREIRVAVDSQTRMPLRVSVLSNGTSTPALEVAFSQIEFTQQPADLFTFTPPKGAKVQEKTPTVDQQDKNLAEQAKQDTKVVGDGWDTVVTGKVPADALNAAPKQQSGREGRNADPKALLERFAKKVSGTWGSGYLVTTKVGSAVLTDDGRFAAGAVPEQVLYEALGAK; via the coding sequence ATGAAACCGAAGACGAAGGGCATCACCGCCGCGGTCGTCGGCACCGCGCTCGGTGCGGGCGGGCTCGCGTTCATCGCGATGCCGGCCAGCGCCGACGCCAAGCCGGCGCTGCCGCAGGTGAGCGCCGAGGACCTGGTGCAGTCGGTCATGAAGGCCAAGCCGGGCGCGTTCGACGGCACGGTCAAGATCAGCAACGACCTCGGGCTGCCGTCGGTGGGGAATGCGCTGCCGGGGGCGTCGGTGCTGAACATCGACTCGGCGCACATCTTCAGCGACGGCGCGGGCAAGAGCCGCCTGGCCGCCACGCAGGGGGCCAGCCAGGAGACCGTGGTCCACGACGGCACGACCGTCTGGGACTACAGCTCCAAGACGAACACCGCGACGAAGGTGACCGTCCCGGCCGACGTGGCCAAGCAGAAGGGCGCGGGCAGCGAGAAGACGCCCGACCCGGTCGCGGCCTCGACCGAGTTGCTCGCGAAGGTGCGCGAGAGCAGCACGGTGTCGGTCGACGGCACCGCGACGGTCGCCGATCGCCCGGCCTACGAGCTGGTCCTGACGCCGAAGCCGACCGAGCGGACGCTGCTGCGCGAGATCCGCGTCGCGGTCGACTCGCAGACGCGGATGCCGCTGCGGGTGTCGGTGCTGAGCAACGGCACGTCGACGCCGGCGCTCGAGGTCGCGTTCAGCCAGATCGAGTTCACCCAGCAGCCGGCCGACCTCTTCACCTTCACCCCGCCGAAGGGCGCCAAGGTGCAGGAGAAGACGCCGACGGTCGACCAGCAGGACAAGAACCTCGCGGAGCAGGCCAAGCAGGACACCAAGGTCGTCGGCGACGGCTGGGACACCGTCGTCACGGGCAAGGTCCCGGCGGACGCGCTGAACGCGGCGCCGAAGCAGCAGTCCGGCCGTGAAGGTCGCAACGCCGACCCGAAGGCGCTGCTCGAGCGGTTCGCCAAGAAGGTCAGCGGCACCTGGGGCAGCGGCTACCTCGTCACCACGAAGGTGGGCAGCGCGGTGCTGACCGACGACGGCCGGTTCGCCGCCGGCGCGGTGCCGGAGCAGGTCCTCTACGAAGCGCTGGGCGCGAAGTGA
- a CDS encoding ABC transporter ATP-binding protein: protein MTSTAVESGADVSSETSAPAVALAARTRGLRKVYGRTVAVDHVDLDIPQGAVVGMLGPNGSGKTTTIRMLLGLVRPTEGEVELLGRKMPDAAAHALPDVGALVEGPGFHPFLSGRDNLLRFAAAEPRLASSGIPLAVDSALERVGLTDAARRRYKGYSLGMKQRLGLASALLVPRKMVVLDEPTNGLDPAGTREIRRIVAELHAAGVTVLVSSHLLAEVEATCTHVAVLQAGNVVGQGELAELLESGNAALLVRTPDAEQAVEVLRENRIGARLTPDGVRADLTATEAPRVLQVLVGAGVAVHEATRARTGLEDLFARLTEGAE, encoded by the coding sequence GTGACCAGCACAGCTGTCGAGTCCGGGGCGGACGTTTCTTCGGAGACGTCCGCCCCGGCGGTTGCACTGGCCGCGCGCACACGGGGACTGCGCAAGGTCTATGGCCGGACGGTCGCGGTGGACCACGTCGACCTCGACATCCCGCAGGGCGCGGTCGTCGGGATGCTCGGGCCGAACGGCTCGGGCAAGACGACCACCATCCGGATGCTGCTGGGCCTGGTGCGCCCGACCGAGGGCGAGGTCGAGCTGCTCGGCCGCAAGATGCCCGACGCCGCCGCGCACGCGCTGCCGGACGTCGGCGCACTGGTCGAGGGGCCGGGCTTCCACCCGTTCCTGTCCGGGCGCGACAACCTGCTGCGCTTCGCCGCGGCCGAACCGCGGCTCGCGTCGTCCGGGATCCCCCTCGCGGTGGACTCGGCGCTGGAGCGCGTCGGCCTGACCGACGCGGCACGACGGCGGTACAAGGGTTATTCGCTCGGCATGAAGCAGCGGCTCGGGCTCGCGTCGGCGTTGCTCGTGCCGCGGAAGATGGTCGTGCTCGACGAGCCGACCAACGGCCTCGATCCTGCGGGTACCAGGGAGATCCGCAGGATCGTCGCCGAGTTGCACGCGGCCGGGGTCACCGTGCTCGTGTCGTCGCACCTGCTGGCCGAGGTGGAGGCGACGTGCACGCACGTCGCCGTGCTGCAGGCCGGGAACGTCGTCGGGCAGGGCGAGCTGGCCGAGCTGCTGGAGTCGGGGAACGCGGCCCTGCTGGTCCGCACGCCCGACGCGGAACAGGCGGTGGAAGTGCTGCGGGAGAACCGGATCGGCGCCCGGTTGACGCCGGACGGCGTCCGCGCCGACCTCACCGCGACGGAAGCGCCGAGGGTGCTGCAGGTCCTGGTGGGCGCGGGGGTCGCGGTCCACGAGGCGACGCGGGCCCGCACCGGGCTGGAAGATCTGTTCGCGCGGCTGACGGAGGGGGCGGAATGA
- a CDS encoding response regulator transcription factor: MMGLVKPRVLVVDDEPGVRKALQRGLRAEDMDVVTAADGPTGLQLASTGSFDVILLDIMLPGLSGYRVLERLRKDGVTTPVLLVSAKDGEIDQADGLDLGADGYLVKPFSFVVLVAQVRATLRRAGPEAGRGTLRLGALEVDRGLRQVHWNGEEVGLSPREFALLDVLVGRAGTVVTKDELLRAVWGEEQAVTRNLVEVYVGYVRRKLDAVGAGALLRTVRGHGYLASDAQLDEVITP, translated from the coding sequence ATGATGGGTCTCGTGAAACCTCGGGTGCTGGTGGTCGACGACGAACCGGGCGTGCGCAAGGCGCTGCAACGCGGCCTGCGCGCGGAGGACATGGACGTGGTCACCGCCGCGGACGGCCCCACCGGGCTGCAGCTGGCGAGCACCGGCTCGTTCGACGTCATCCTGCTCGACATCATGCTGCCCGGGTTGTCCGGCTACCGCGTGCTGGAGCGGCTGCGCAAGGACGGCGTCACGACGCCGGTGCTGCTCGTCTCGGCCAAGGACGGCGAGATCGACCAGGCCGACGGCCTCGACCTCGGGGCCGACGGCTACCTCGTCAAGCCGTTCTCCTTCGTGGTGCTGGTCGCGCAGGTCCGCGCGACCCTGCGCCGCGCGGGGCCGGAAGCCGGCCGCGGGACGCTGCGGCTCGGCGCGCTGGAGGTCGACCGCGGGCTGCGGCAGGTGCACTGGAACGGCGAAGAGGTCGGGCTGAGCCCACGCGAGTTCGCGCTGCTCGACGTGCTCGTCGGCCGGGCCGGGACGGTCGTCACGAAGGACGAGCTCCTGCGTGCGGTCTGGGGCGAGGAGCAGGCCGTGACGCGCAACCTCGTCGAGGTGTACGTCGGGTACGTGCGGCGCAAGCTCGACGCGGTCGGCGCCGGCGCGCTGCTGCGGACCGTGCGCGGCCACGGCTACCTGGCGTCGGACGCGCAGCTCGACGAGGTCATCACGCCGTGA